In the Paenibacillus sp. FSL R7-0337 genome, CGGGAGTATTCCCGCTTCTTCGGTGCATCTCCAGCCCGGGACACGGAGAGCCTAAGACGAATTGAAAGCATGAGGGATTAGAAGGTCATGCCAAGAGCCGTGGGAAATGCAGGAAGTCACTCCTGGGCTCCCGCGGCTGTCCCCGCTTCATAGAATAACGCCGGCTGCTTGCCGAAAAGCTTGTTCAGTGTCTCCAGCACTTCCACTGGATTGTCCTCGTTAAACTGAGTAATGGCAACGCGCAGAGCGGACAACAGCATCGCCGTGCGGACTTGTATAAAGTACTGCCAGTTCCTGTAATCCAAGCCGGTTCTCTCTTGAACGAAGTTCAGTTTTTGACTGAGAATACTGGCAAGCCGGGTTTGAAATTCTCCGTACAAATTGGCTTCGATAATCGATAAAAAGAACTCTTTTCGGCCAAAACAAAGCTCAAATAAATCCATGACCATCGCGTTAGGGTCGGAATAAGGGCCGGTACTCCTTAATAATTCAGTGAAGACGGATTCCATCTGGTACAGAACCACATCTGACTTGTCGTCAAACAAGCGGTAGAAGGTCGCTCTGCCGACACCGGAGGTGTTGATGAGGCTGGTCACGGTGATGTCGTTATAATCATGCTTTCGCATCAATTCCTCCAGGCCCCTACAGACCAGTCTGGCCGATTGTGTCTTCCGTTTATCATTGCCAATACGATACATTAGCCCCGCTCCTGTTCCACTTCTTGATCTTCCATTGATCACATTCATACTTATGATATATTTGTATCATAATTTAGCCCCATCATACAACGGATTAAGAAAGGTTAACTCATGAAGAATCAGATCAGGAAAAGCGTTCTGAAGACCGGTGGATTTACACTGCTGTCCGTGCTCCTGTATGGAATTGTGCTTCTGCTGATGATCAGCAGCGGCGAACGCTGGTATGCATATCTGATACTGGCAGCCTGTATCGGGGGGCTAGTGTTTGTGAGAAGATCGGCCTTCTGGCACGGATGGCGCGTCCCGCTCTGTTGGGTCATCGCTCTGGCCGTGGCTTGGACAGGTTTGTTCGCAGGGCAGCCTTCGCCCGTTACCGGAACCTACACCGGACTCCAGCTGGAACAGCCAAGCGCGTCCTATGAGCTTTTGCTGAATAACGTCACTATTGTGGATACGCGCACCGGCGGCTTAACTTCGGGCATGAGCATTCTGTGCGCCGGCGGGGTAATCAGGGCCATTGCGCCAATGGGCACGCTTGAGGCGGGTGAGAATACCAAGGTTGTAGATGCTGCGGGGAAATACGCCGTTCCCGGCTATCTGAATATGCATATGCATGTCATCGGGGACAAGCATACAGACGAGACGATGGAGAGTCTTTTGGCTAACGGGATCACAGGGTTCAGGCAGATGAGCGGCTCGTACGAGCTATTGAAGGAATGGCATTCCGGCGCTTTTACCCGTTCCGTAGACCGGGCTGCACTCCTCACCATGCCTGGCGATGTGCTGACACCGATCAATGCGCCGACGCCTGCGGTTGCCGCTGAGTTTGTCCGGCTGCAAAAGCAGGCAGGGGCTGATTTCATCAAAGTGGGCGGCGTTACACCTGAGGTGCTCCAGGCCATTCAGGCGGAAGCAGACAGATTGAATCTGCCGGTTGCGGGACATGTGTTGTCCGATATGGATTTAAAGGAGGCCGCCAGGCAGGGGTTCAAGAGTGTGGAGCATTTCGGCATCAACAACGGGAGCCTGATCTCAAGCTCCACGGATGAAGAGAGGCTGCGGGCGCAGGAAAAGAGCGTACCGGCAATCACGGGAAATCCGGTTTTTGTACAGCTTATGAAGATCAAGGGACTGCGGGATTTCGTGAATGCTAAGGTTCTGGAGACGGCCATCAAAACCTCAGGCGGCAAAGAGGATGAGGCGGAGCTGATGCATATCATCAATACGTATAGCGGGGAAAAGGCTAAGGAGCTAGCCGATGTGTATGTACAATACAATACCTGG is a window encoding:
- a CDS encoding TetR/AcrR family transcriptional regulator; translated protein: MYRIGNDKRKTQSARLVCRGLEELMRKHDYNDITVTSLINTSGVGRATFYRLFDDKSDVVLYQMESVFTELLRSTGPYSDPNAMVMDLFELCFGRKEFFLSIIEANLYGEFQTRLASILSQKLNFVQERTGLDYRNWQYFIQVRTAMLLSALRVAITQFNEDNPVEVLETLNKLFGKQPALFYEAGTAAGAQE
- a CDS encoding amidohydrolase family protein — its product is MKNQIRKSVLKTGGFTLLSVLLYGIVLLLMISSGERWYAYLILAACIGGLVFVRRSAFWHGWRVPLCWVIALAVAWTGLFAGQPSPVTGTYTGLQLEQPSASYELLLNNVTIVDTRTGGLTSGMSILCAGGVIRAIAPMGTLEAGENTKVVDAAGKYAVPGYLNMHMHVIGDKHTDETMESLLANGITGFRQMSGSYELLKEWHSGAFTRSVDRAALLTMPGDVLTPINAPTPAVAAEFVRLQKQAGADFIKVGGVTPEVLQAIQAEADRLNLPVAGHVLSDMDLKEAARQGFKSVEHFGINNGSLISSSTDEERLRAQEKSVPAITGNPVFVQLMKIKGLRDFVNAKVLETAIKTSGGKEDEAELMHIINTYSGEKAKELADVYVQYNTWQSPTMIRMRSGLFSNSSEATAQGLYDLYLKLVKTYDTEGVKMLAGTDGGSGDSWQVAGYSLHEEFDELERAGIPPLHVLQMATLNGAEFLDRMDDLGTVEIGKIADMVLLDANPIESVQNLHKINAVIRAGAYHDNQMLSSIKQRLGTK